The genomic segment GCTTGGCGCGGGCCCACTCCTCCTCGAAAGCAGACTTTTGCTGCGTTAACGCTTTGTAGCGCATCATAAGTCCCGCTGACTCGCTAAGCATTTCATGCCCCGTTGTCAGCTCCGCATTTTGCTCCGTATCCTGCAAGTTCGTATAAATGCCAGCCGTTCCAGACAGCTCAGTCGTTATAAAATGATACAGCTTCTGACGCTTGTCCTGCATTTGCAGCTTGTCACCAAAATGCTGCTCTGGCAGCAATGCTGGCGCAGGCGTGTCCTGTGGCGCTGCCGAGGACGTGGGCAATGAGGATGGAGCTGGCTGCTCCGAGCGTCCACATGCCGTCAACAATAACACGAACGTTATTGCGGTTAAGATCACTTTTTTGCCCGAACCGCTTGATTGTATTTTACGCATCCATCTGCCTCGTTTCTCTGAATCCGGGTTTAAAACATTTGGTCCACATCGTCTGGATCCAGGTTATCCCACGCTCCCATTATGTCCGCTGGCGCCGGATTAAAACGATATTTTGCCAAATCCAGCTTGCCCTGCACACTAACTTCGATACCCTCTTCCTCCAAGCGCGACCGCTGCTCCATATTCCCCTCTTCACTCGGGATGGCGATTTCTCCTTGCGCATTGACAACCCGGTGCCACGGCAGCCGATGGATGCTGCTCTGCGTATGCAAAATCCGCACAACCTGGCGCGCACCTCTGCGGCTTCCCGCAAGCTCGGCAATCTGCCCATAGCTCATGACAGCGCCTGCTGGGATGCGTTTTATAATTTCAATAACTCTTTTCGTAAATGGCTGCATGATGGCCTCCGTTAGAAAGCTAATTTTTCTTTTGAAAAGATTGTAACATGTTTCAGCATTCGACTGGTTTCTACATTTAATATTTACACGCAAATCTAAAAAAAAATTCAAAAAAGGCAAGCACGTCGTTCCCTGGGGAGCTACGGCCTGCCTTATTTTACAAAATACGTGCTTTTTTAAATTATTGATTGATCAATTACAACTAAGCAAAAGAAGCTGCCTGATCAAGCCTTGCTTGCCATATAGGAAATCTGCTCCAGCCATGCTTTGCGCATTGCCTCATCAGATGCTGGAACAGAGTCGAAGAACAGATGATACTTAACCTCCAGCCCGCAATATTCGAAAATCCCTTTATCCGACGTTAAACGCAGCGCCTCTCCCATGCCATTTGCTTCGTATTCCGCTTTGGACTTGCCTTGCGTGTTGATAATGACGGCCTTTTTCCCCTTTAGCAGGCCCATCTGCACGCCATCCACATACTTATAAGCAAAACCGTAAGAAAATATGCGTTCGATATAACCTTTCATCATCGCTGGCAGCCCGGTCCACCAAATCGGGTAAATAAAGGTGATCATGTCGGCCCATTTTAAATGCTGCTGCTCCTGTTCAATATCCTCGCTCAGCCCGCCAATGATTTCACTTGCGCTGACAATCGGCTGAAACCCCAGCTCATACAAATCCCGCACAACGACCTCATGCCCCTTATTCGTCAGCCCTTCGACCGCCGTTTGCAAAATAGCATGGTTAAAGCTTTCTTTCCTCGGATGTGCGTACACGATTAAATGATTCATTTAAATAGCTCCTCTCGATTTTCAGCTCGATTAATTTTGTGATTGATCAACCAATTACTAATGGTCAAGGTAAAACGGCTGTTGCCGTCCTTTTAAAAAGACCACCGCCACAAACGAATAACAATGGTCTATTCTTTCACAAACAGTTCCGGCATTTCCAGTGCCATTGCCACATTGCAGAGCATGCCTCTAGCCAAAAAATTCGTCGTACGCGCGCCAGCATCAGCAATGCCCGCCTTCGTAAAAGCATCCTCAACGAGCTGCTTCACCTGGCCGGTGCCCTGCCGCATGGCATCGCGAACCGGAGCTTCCCGAATCGTCTGCGCCTGCATTTGCAATAAAATTTCATTGCGATGCGAGCCCATAACTTCCTCATAAGCCCGGATCAGCCCTGGCTCCAAGGTAGCTGGCTCCTCCGTATCAATGACCTGCTGAAAAGCTTTGACGATGCGCTGCCAAGATACATCAAGCGCCTCCACCAGCAAAGATTCCTTCGTAAAGAAGCGATACACATAGGGCTGGGAGATCGCTGCCCGCTCGGCTACTTGCGCTGTAGTTGCACGATAATAACCAATTTCGGAAAAAACCTCAATAGCCGCAGATACGATATCGGAACGCCTGCTGGCAGCTGTTGCCGTTCCTTTTGCCATAAACGCACCCAACCTTTCATTTGGTATTGATTGATCAATCACTAACTTGCTTTAAACTATAGCCGATCTTAAAAAGACTTGCAAGCCCT from the Paenibacillus sp. BIHB 4019 genome contains:
- a CDS encoding MGMT family protein translates to MQPFTKRVIEIIKRIPAGAVMSYGQIAELAGSRRGARQVVRILHTQSSIHRLPWHRVVNAQGEIAIPSEEGNMEQRSRLEEEGIEVSVQGKLDLAKYRFNPAPADIMGAWDNLDPDDVDQMF
- a CDS encoding TetR/AcrR family transcriptional regulator produces the protein MAKGTATAASRRSDIVSAAIEVFSEIGYYRATTAQVAERAAISQPYVYRFFTKESLLVEALDVSWQRIVKAFQQVIDTEEPATLEPGLIRAYEEVMGSHRNEILLQMQAQTIREAPVRDAMRQGTGQVKQLVEDAFTKAGIADAGARTTNFLARGMLCNVAMALEMPELFVKE
- a CDS encoding NAD(P)H-dependent oxidoreductase, yielding MNHLIVYAHPRKESFNHAILQTAVEGLTNKGHEVVVRDLYELGFQPIVSASEIIGGLSEDIEQEQQHLKWADMITFIYPIWWTGLPAMMKGYIERIFSYGFAYKYVDGVQMGLLKGKKAVIINTQGKSKAEYEANGMGEALRLTSDKGIFEYCGLEVKYHLFFDSVPASDEAMRKAWLEQISYMASKA